One Cohnella candidum genomic region harbors:
- a CDS encoding DUF2243 domain-containing protein, which yields MKYIGAFAGFLLSEFCFHIMDAFAAGIKADTPAERIGAVLFGIVVLLILMAVFRKFFSRSFFNGFTVATGLFLSFDIVVFHWIFQLHRITNGPEANWLEPILVVAGIVFVTYGVKLERAPRNISKNVSL from the coding sequence GTGAAATATATCGGTGCATTCGCAGGTTTTCTTCTGTCTGAATTTTGCTTTCATATCATGGATGCTTTTGCTGCTGGAATCAAAGCGGACACGCCGGCTGAACGAATCGGAGCCGTATTATTCGGCATCGTCGTTCTTCTGATTCTGATGGCGGTCTTCCGCAAGTTTTTTTCCAGATCATTTTTTAACGGATTCACCGTGGCGACGGGTTTATTCCTTAGCTTTGATATTGTCGTTTTCCATTGGATTTTTCAACTCCATCGGATTACGAACGGACCGGAAGCGAATTGGCTGGAACCCATCCTCGTCGTTGCAGGGATCGTCTTTGTCACTTATGGCGTAAAACTGGAGAGAGCTCCGCGAAACATTAGCAAAAACGTGTCTCTCTGA
- a CDS encoding TetR/AcrR family transcriptional regulator: MQKKKLQILEAAMRLFARQGFHATSIQEIVDELGMAKGSIYFYFKSKDELLLSIFEYYGEQLYNGMAEQPGEEGLSPREALRVQLERQIRFIRENVEFIQMLIKEPLIGVDHVQLKSFAFRFRSRYLNWLNARIQAIYGNEAERYWADGVLILSGMMNDFMQGLLIDRDAIQDRRLSDFLVRRLDDVMRGMMEAGEPPIMGQSGFRKMIGFGTPDGETEQKAAILAEIKGLAEGTDSEETVALLEAELNKAVPHRVVVRAMLALLEKQAEPEWNDTLQRLGRILEA, encoded by the coding sequence TTGCAGAAGAAGAAATTGCAGATCCTGGAGGCGGCCATGCGCCTCTTCGCCCGCCAAGGCTTCCACGCGACGTCCATCCAGGAAATCGTGGACGAGCTCGGCATGGCCAAAGGCTCCATCTACTTCTATTTCAAATCGAAAGACGAGCTGCTTCTGTCCATTTTCGAATACTACGGCGAACAGCTGTACAACGGAATGGCCGAACAACCGGGTGAAGAAGGGCTTTCTCCTCGTGAAGCTCTCCGAGTGCAGTTGGAGCGGCAAATCCGGTTCATTAGGGAAAACGTCGAATTCATCCAAATGTTGATCAAAGAGCCGCTGATCGGCGTCGACCATGTGCAGCTTAAATCCTTCGCTTTCCGCTTCAGAAGCCGCTATTTGAACTGGCTGAATGCGCGGATTCAAGCCATCTACGGGAATGAAGCGGAACGGTATTGGGCGGACGGCGTTCTGATCTTATCGGGCATGATGAACGACTTTATGCAGGGGCTGCTGATCGACCGCGACGCGATTCAGGACCGAAGACTCTCGGACTTTTTGGTTCGGCGTTTGGACGACGTGATGCGCGGCATGATGGAAGCGGGTGAACCTCCGATCATGGGGCAGTCGGGTTTCCGTAAAATGATCGGGTTCGGCACGCCGGACGGGGAAACGGAGCAGAAGGCGGCTATTTTGGCCGAAATCAAAGGATTGGCCGAAGGGACGGATTCGGAAGAAACCGTTGCGCTGCTCGAGGCGGAACTGAACAAAGCGGTGCCTCACCGTGTCGTCGTCCGGGCCATGTTGGCGTTATTGGAAAAGCAGGCTGAACCGGAGTGGAACGACACGCTGCAGCGTCTCGGACGAATTTTGGAAGCTTAA
- a CDS encoding efflux RND transporter permease subunit: MRSTIAFSLKNKFALWMITLIVAFAGLYSGLNMKQESMPNLTFPFLNVTTVYPGAAPDGVVEKVTAPLEQRLKGISDIKNITSTSMENVSNIMIEFNFGQDMDQATNEIREAVSAVSLPDGVQSPSISKFSFNSFPVISLSASDANNQGLEELTRIVSDDIEPSLQGINGVASVQIAGQYVQEVQLTYNQAKMAELGITQDTVKGIVQGSALKAPLGLFEMDKSEKAVVVDGRITTLDDLKNLQIPVIPAGVGSAPSAGGAAMPQAQAGDNAAPNAAAPNAAPNAAAAAAAGLPTVKLSDIATIELTGKAESISRTNGRESIGIQIVKANDANTVDVVNAVKDQIPTFEKKYNGLKLDVLLDQGKPIEKSVDTMLEKALFGALFAVIVILLFLRNIRTTLISIVSIPLSLVIAVLLLKQFDITLNIMTLGAMTVAIGRVVDDSIVVIENIYRRMSLKNETLTGKELFVEATREMFMPIMSSTIVTVAVFLPLGLVTGMVGQLFLPFALTIVFSLLASLIVAITVVPMLGHMLFRKGIKESKKHVHEEKPGALAGGYRKVLRWTLNHKIITFGLAVVLLIGSFGLVPLIGSSFLPEQEQKFAMITYTPQPGDRIEDVEQRALAAEKMILGSKDPDLVNLQYSVGGSNPLQPGPSKSGLFYLQYKDETKNFEDKKKALVAKLQQTVPQGEWAQMDMGGGGVGGSTFSLSVYGESLDDIKPVVSEIAGMMSKDASFENVDTSMSKTYDQYTIAADQAKLSKYGLTAGQIAMKLSPVRTRPVLTHVKVEDKTYDVYVHVDTATYNTADDIKKATLTSPLGVQVPIGDVATIEEGTSPNSISRDAGRMVVTVSGDVTVKDVKKASSDFLKQVDQVKKPATVEIKTGGVTEQINDTFSQLGIAMAAAIAIVYLVLVLTFGGALAPFAIMFSLPFAIIGGLVALYLAGETLSVSALMGALLLIGIVVTNAIVLIDRVIHKEREGMSTREALLEAAGTRLRPILMTALATIGALLPLVFGMEGAGIISRGLGVTVIGGLISSTFLTLIIVPIVYETLMKIRRKPKQTTA; this comes from the coding sequence TTGAGAAGCACCATCGCATTTTCGCTTAAGAATAAGTTCGCTTTATGGATGATCACGTTGATCGTCGCTTTCGCCGGCCTGTATTCGGGCCTGAACATGAAACAGGAGAGCATGCCGAACCTGACGTTTCCCTTCTTGAACGTCACCACGGTATATCCGGGCGCCGCTCCGGACGGCGTCGTGGAGAAGGTGACCGCGCCGCTTGAGCAGCGCCTCAAGGGCATATCGGACATCAAGAACATCACGTCCACTTCGATGGAGAACGTGTCCAACATCATGATCGAATTCAACTTCGGCCAAGACATGGACCAAGCGACGAACGAGATTCGGGAAGCCGTGTCGGCGGTCAGCCTGCCGGACGGCGTTCAGTCGCCCTCGATCTCCAAGTTCTCCTTCAACTCGTTCCCGGTCATTTCGCTCAGTGCCAGCGACGCCAACAATCAAGGGCTCGAAGAGCTGACCCGCATCGTGTCGGATGATATTGAGCCGTCGCTCCAAGGCATTAATGGCGTCGCGTCCGTTCAGATCGCCGGACAATACGTGCAGGAAGTTCAACTGACCTACAATCAGGCAAAAATGGCCGAGCTCGGGATCACTCAGGATACCGTCAAAGGGATCGTACAAGGATCTGCGCTCAAGGCGCCGTTGGGCTTGTTCGAGATGGACAAGTCGGAGAAAGCCGTCGTCGTCGACGGACGGATCACGACCTTGGACGATTTAAAAAATCTTCAGATACCGGTGATTCCTGCCGGCGTAGGTTCCGCACCTTCCGCCGGTGGTGCCGCTATGCCCCAAGCGCAAGCGGGCGACAATGCCGCGCCGAATGCTGCGGCACCGAATGCCGCGCCGAATGCTGCGGCAGCCGCTGCAGCGGGTCTTCCGACCGTGAAGCTCAGCGATATCGCGACGATCGAATTGACCGGCAAAGCCGAGTCGATCTCGCGTACGAACGGCCGCGAATCGATCGGCATCCAGATCGTCAAGGCGAACGATGCCAACACGGTGGACGTCGTCAACGCGGTGAAAGATCAAATCCCGACCTTCGAGAAAAAGTATAACGGCCTGAAACTCGACGTCCTGCTGGACCAAGGGAAACCGATCGAGAAGTCCGTAGACACGATGCTCGAGAAAGCGTTGTTCGGCGCGTTGTTCGCCGTCATCGTCATTCTCTTGTTCCTGCGGAACATCCGCACGACGCTGATCTCGATCGTATCGATTCCGCTATCGCTCGTGATCGCGGTACTTCTTCTTAAGCAGTTCGACATCACGCTCAACATTATGACGCTTGGCGCGATGACTGTGGCGATCGGCCGGGTCGTGGACGATTCCATTGTCGTCATCGAGAACATTTACAGGCGGATGTCGCTGAAGAACGAGACGCTGACCGGCAAAGAACTGTTCGTCGAAGCGACCCGTGAAATGTTCATGCCGATCATGTCCTCCACGATCGTCACCGTGGCGGTGTTCCTGCCGCTGGGTCTCGTAACGGGGATGGTCGGCCAGCTGTTCCTGCCGTTCGCGCTGACCATCGTCTTCTCGCTTCTTGCTTCGCTAATCGTGGCCATCACGGTCGTGCCGATGCTGGGGCATATGCTGTTCCGCAAGGGAATCAAAGAGAGCAAGAAACACGTACATGAAGAGAAACCGGGCGCACTGGCCGGCGGCTACCGCAAGGTACTTCGCTGGACGCTGAACCATAAAATCATCACCTTCGGACTCGCCGTCGTTCTCCTCATAGGAAGCTTCGGACTCGTTCCGCTGATCGGCTCCAGCTTCCTTCCGGAACAAGAGCAGAAGTTCGCCATGATCACCTATACGCCGCAGCCGGGCGACCGGATCGAAGACGTGGAGCAGCGCGCGCTGGCGGCCGAGAAAATGATTTTGGGATCGAAGGATCCTGACCTGGTGAATCTCCAATATTCGGTCGGCGGCTCCAACCCGCTTCAACCGGGACCTTCCAAATCGGGATTGTTCTACCTGCAGTATAAGGATGAAACGAAAAATTTCGAAGACAAGAAAAAAGCGCTCGTAGCCAAGCTCCAGCAAACCGTTCCCCAAGGGGAATGGGCCCAGATGGACATGGGGGGCGGAGGCGTGGGCGGAAGCACGTTCAGCTTGAGCGTCTATGGGGAAAGCCTCGACGATATCAAACCGGTCGTGAGCGAGATCGCCGGGATGATGAGCAAGGACGCTTCCTTCGAAAACGTAGATACGAGTATGTCTAAAACGTATGACCAATACACGATTGCGGCCGATCAGGCCAAGCTGAGCAAGTATGGACTCACGGCGGGCCAGATCGCCATGAAGCTGAGTCCGGTCCGCACCCGTCCGGTGTTGACGCATGTGAAGGTAGAGGACAAGACCTACGACGTCTATGTGCACGTGGACACTGCAACTTACAATACGGCGGATGACATCAAAAAAGCGACTCTCACCTCCCCGCTCGGTGTACAGGTGCCGATCGGAGACGTCGCGACGATTGAAGAAGGCACGTCCCCGAACAGCATTTCGAGGGATGCTGGCCGCATGGTCGTGACGGTAAGCGGCGACGTCACGGTGAAGGACGTGAAGAAGGCATCGTCCGATTTCCTCAAGCAAGTCGATCAGGTGAAGAAGCCGGCTACCGTTGAAATTAAAACGGGCGGGGTGACCGAGCAAATCAACGACACGTTCTCCCAGCTCGGAATCGCGATGGCCGCCGCAATCGCCATCGTCTACCTGGTGCTCGTCCTTACGTTCGGCGGCGCGCTCGCCCCGTTCGCGATCATGTTCTCGCTTCCGTTCGCCATCATCGGCGGTTTGGTCGCGCTGTATCTTGCAGGAGAAACGCTGAGCGTCTCCGCCTTGATGGGCGCGCTCCTGTTGATCGGCATCGTGGTGACGAATGCCATCGTCTTGATCGACCGCGTCATTCACAAGGAGCGAGAAGGCATGTCGACCCGCGAAGCGCTGCTTGAAGCGGCGGGCACCCGTCTGCGCCCGATCCTGATGACGGCACTGGCGACCATCGGCGCTCTTCTTCCGCTGGTCTTCGGGATGGAAGGCGCGGGCATCATCTCCCGCGGACTCGGCGTCACCGTCATCGGCGGATTGATCAGCTCGACGTTCCTGACGCTCATCATCGTGCCGATCGTATATGAGACGTTGATGAAGATTCGCCGCAAACCGAAACAGACCACGGCATAA
- a CDS encoding heme-degrading domain-containing protein: MESLQALLEELKKEEEQLQFEQFNYRTAYELGMQMTEEAYRRGLSIVIDICKGEQQLFHHALPGTSKDNDEWVRRKNRVVNRFLHSSYRMGIYYKLHNTDIREKSFLDPMEYAPHGGAFPIIVRNAGVIGTVTVSGLPQKEDHEFVVGMLRRFLKIEL; encoded by the coding sequence ATGGAATCCTTGCAAGCATTGTTGGAGGAATTGAAAAAAGAAGAAGAGCAACTTCAATTCGAGCAATTCAACTACCGTACCGCTTATGAATTAGGAATGCAGATGACCGAAGAAGCCTACCGGAGAGGCCTTTCGATCGTGATCGACATTTGCAAGGGGGAGCAGCAGTTGTTTCACCATGCTTTGCCGGGCACCTCCAAGGATAACGACGAGTGGGTCCGGCGAAAGAACCGCGTGGTTAACCGTTTTCTACACAGCTCCTATCGCATGGGGATTTATTACAAATTGCACAACACGGACATCCGGGAAAAATCGTTTCTCGACCCCATGGAATACGCGCCTCACGGCGGCGCTTTTCCGATCATCGTCCGGAATGCCGGCGTGATCGGTACCGTTACGGTATCCGGTCTGCCCCAAAAGGAAGACCACGAATTCGTCGTCGGGATGCTGAGGCGATTTTTAAAAATCGAATTGTGA
- a CDS encoding oxidoreductase: MKKLNVGIAGFGLSGQIFHAPIIRSIEGIEIVKVFSSNAQKVKQHLPDADVVSAFDDLLSDNAIDLVVITTPNDTHYDFAKRSLIAGKHVVVEKPFVITSEEARDLMETAALQNRVLSVYQNRRWDNDFLTVKRTVDSGVLGDIALYEAHYDRYRPEVTDRWREKEGPGSGMLYDLGAHLIDQALYLFGKPASVYADVFPQRIDSKVDDYFHIVLTYGKMRAILHSGSLVSKHGPRFQLHGSQGSFTKYGLDSQEDMLRQGGTPGKADWGKDREEDYGEITHMINGRMITEKVETLSGCYECYYQGIYDAIMYNAPAPVRAEEALITIKVIELAMRSSVEKRTLPFE; encoded by the coding sequence ATGAAGAAGCTAAACGTAGGAATCGCGGGTTTTGGATTGTCGGGACAAATTTTTCATGCTCCCATTATTCGGTCCATAGAGGGAATTGAAATCGTGAAAGTTTTCTCGAGTAACGCTCAGAAGGTAAAACAACATTTGCCGGACGCCGACGTCGTGTCCGCATTCGACGACCTGTTATCCGATAACGCCATCGATCTTGTCGTCATTACGACGCCGAATGACACTCATTACGACTTCGCGAAACGATCGCTGATCGCGGGCAAACACGTGGTGGTTGAGAAACCTTTCGTCATCACGTCGGAAGAGGCGAGAGATCTCATGGAGACGGCAGCCCTGCAAAACAGAGTGCTCAGCGTCTATCAGAATCGGCGATGGGATAACGACTTTTTGACCGTCAAAAGAACCGTCGATTCAGGCGTATTGGGAGACATCGCGTTATACGAAGCCCACTATGACCGATACCGTCCGGAAGTCACGGACAGATGGAGAGAGAAGGAAGGGCCCGGTTCAGGCATGCTGTACGATTTGGGGGCGCATTTAATCGATCAAGCGCTGTATTTGTTCGGGAAGCCGGCCAGCGTATACGCCGACGTATTCCCGCAGAGAATCGATTCGAAGGTAGACGATTATTTTCATATCGTACTGACTTACGGGAAGATGCGGGCGATTCTCCATAGCGGTTCTCTCGTCAGCAAGCACGGGCCCAGGTTTCAATTGCACGGAAGCCAAGGCAGCTTCACCAAATACGGGCTCGATTCGCAAGAGGACATGTTGCGGCAAGGGGGCACGCCTGGGAAAGCCGATTGGGGAAAAGACAGGGAGGAAGACTACGGCGAGATTACGCACATGATTAATGGCCGAATGATAACCGAGAAAGTAGAGACGTTGTCGGGTTGCTACGAATGTTACTATCAAGGCATTTATGATGCCATCATGTATAATGCTCCCGCACCAGTACGCGCGGAAGAAGCGTTGATTACGATCAAAGTCATTGAATTGGCGATGCGGAGCAGCGTGGAGAAGAGAACGTTACCTTTTGAATAA
- a CDS encoding DeoR/GlpR family DNA-binding transcription regulator, whose amino-acid sequence MNQEERIKAIVDYLKLNGKISMDDICSIYKVSYDTARRDLVKMETDDLIVRVRGGAILPSMTKQINSYKERLTDAENKRSIAVAATSLIHDGDYLLLDTGTTTQYIAEFLTTVDNVIVTNSIDIAAVLCDKPQTNIHLLGGVLNTWHRYAHGPRTIEMLQDIKVDKLFLGTCGISPEGLFAPTEEEAYTKREMIKRANQVILLADGAKFEKQLFHRVCPFDAIDILITDVEPKAPFGKIFDDCEIRVIVAST is encoded by the coding sequence ATGAATCAAGAGGAACGAATCAAAGCGATCGTGGACTATCTGAAGTTAAATGGGAAAATAAGCATGGACGATATCTGTTCGATTTACAAGGTTTCCTACGACACGGCTAGGCGTGACCTCGTCAAAATGGAGACGGACGATCTGATCGTTCGGGTGCGAGGCGGTGCGATACTGCCCTCCATGACCAAGCAGATCAACAGCTACAAAGAGCGGTTGACCGATGCGGAAAACAAGCGTTCCATTGCGGTTGCCGCGACGTCGCTCATTCACGACGGGGATTACTTGCTTCTGGATACGGGAACCACGACTCAATACATCGCGGAATTTTTGACCACCGTAGATAATGTCATCGTGACCAACTCCATCGACATCGCCGCCGTGCTTTGCGACAAACCGCAAACGAACATTCATCTGCTCGGCGGGGTATTGAACACTTGGCATCGATATGCTCACGGTCCTCGTACGATCGAAATGCTTCAGGATATCAAAGTGGACAAGCTTTTCCTCGGGACGTGCGGCATCTCGCCGGAAGGATTGTTCGCGCCCACGGAAGAAGAGGCCTACACCAAACGAGAAATGATCAAGAGGGCGAATCAGGTCATTCTCCTGGCGGATGGCGCCAAATTCGAAAAACAACTGTTCCACCGCGTGTGCCCGTTCGATGCCATCGACATTCTCATCACGGATGTCGAGCCTAAGGCTCCCTTCGGCAAAATTTTCGACGATTGCGAAATCCGAGTCATCGTGGCTTCAACTTGA
- a CDS encoding sensor histidine kinase, with the protein MKKLRVRTYFMLSLMLFLLLPWLCYLTAHLLTTHSLRLGEERPSSSLVLMTASSGLLLAFIIAGIWMRRLLLAPLEGMGQAARQIATGDWDVRLPDSAVREIAEVRDGFEVMVDGLQSAYRKQTELEEERRFMIAAVAHDLRTPLFALRGYLDGLEQGIARTPEQMAKYAAVCKEKAAQLDRLVEDLFTFTKMEYPETALREAACDFNEIVQKAVESLKPQSQQKQISVVTRDAEDACLIRADAHLLERALSNLLDNAVRHTPVYGRIHIQCRREEDRVLFAIRDSGPGFAAEELEHVFEPLYRGEQSRNRDTGGAGLGLAISRRIIRQHGGELAAGNDPSEGAILTGWIPVNVSS; encoded by the coding sequence ATGAAGAAACTTCGGGTTCGTACCTATTTCATGCTCAGCTTAATGCTTTTTCTGCTGCTTCCTTGGCTTTGTTACCTGACCGCACACCTTTTGACGACCCATTCGTTGCGATTGGGAGAGGAGCGGCCGAGTTCATCCTTGGTCCTCATGACGGCATCCTCGGGACTGTTATTGGCATTTATTATCGCGGGCATTTGGATGCGGCGGCTTCTTCTCGCACCACTGGAGGGCATGGGCCAAGCTGCAAGGCAGATTGCCACGGGTGATTGGGACGTTCGTTTGCCTGACTCCGCCGTCAGAGAGATCGCTGAAGTTCGGGACGGGTTCGAGGTGATGGTGGATGGACTTCAAAGCGCGTACCGGAAGCAGACGGAATTGGAAGAGGAAAGAAGATTCATGATCGCGGCCGTCGCGCATGATTTGCGGACGCCGCTTTTCGCGTTGCGAGGATATTTGGACGGGCTCGAACAAGGCATTGCGCGAACACCGGAACAGATGGCGAAGTATGCAGCGGTTTGTAAGGAAAAAGCGGCACAGTTGGACCGTCTGGTTGAGGATCTTTTCACCTTTACGAAAATGGAGTACCCGGAAACGGCTTTGCGCGAGGCCGCGTGCGACTTCAACGAGATTGTCCAAAAAGCGGTCGAATCCTTGAAGCCGCAATCCCAGCAGAAGCAGATCTCGGTCGTAACCCGTGACGCGGAGGATGCGTGCTTGATCCGAGCCGATGCTCACTTGCTGGAGAGAGCTTTGAGCAATTTGTTGGACAATGCCGTGCGGCATACGCCTGTTTATGGCCGAATTCACATTCAATGCCGTCGGGAAGAGGACCGAGTCCTTTTTGCCATCCGCGATTCAGGACCGGGTTTTGCGGCGGAGGAACTCGAACACGTATTCGAGCCGCTTTATCGGGGGGAGCAATCGAGAAACCGTGACACGGGCGGTGCCGGATTGGGGCTCGCCATCTCGCGTCGAATCATCCGTCAACATGGCGGCGAGCTCGCCGCGGGCAACGACCCAAGTGAAGGCGCGATCCTAACGGGATGGATTCCGGTAAATGTTTCAAGTTGA
- a CDS encoding response regulator transcription factor, whose protein sequence is MDEKRTILVVDDDRSIAELLRDFLEHDGFRVVLAHDAAQAWTEFQSNRVDAVILDIMMPGENGFDFCRRVRKDSQVPILFLSARGADVDKIRGLTLGGDDYIVKSASPGEIVARVKAVLRRTSQPLTGRGKMLDYGRLQLDLYTREVFVDGMSISLTPKEYELLRLFAEHPRQVFTYEQLLSKFWEGIGDKHTIRVHLSRLREKIEIDPEKPQLLTNVWGVGYRFEGA, encoded by the coding sequence GTGGACGAAAAACGGACGATTTTGGTCGTGGATGACGACAGGAGCATCGCCGAACTGCTGAGAGACTTTTTGGAGCATGATGGTTTTCGGGTCGTTCTGGCCCATGATGCGGCGCAAGCATGGACGGAATTTCAGTCGAATAGGGTTGATGCCGTCATTCTGGACATCATGATGCCGGGAGAAAACGGATTCGATTTTTGCCGGCGCGTGCGGAAGGATAGCCAGGTTCCGATTTTGTTCCTGAGTGCCCGCGGCGCGGATGTGGACAAGATTCGCGGACTGACGCTGGGCGGAGACGATTATATCGTCAAATCCGCTTCTCCCGGCGAAATCGTGGCCCGCGTCAAAGCGGTTCTCCGTCGTACAAGCCAGCCGCTGACAGGCAGAGGGAAGATGCTGGATTATGGCCGCCTCCAATTGGACTTGTACACCAGAGAAGTGTTCGTCGACGGAATGAGCATCTCGCTGACACCCAAGGAGTATGAACTGCTTCGATTGTTCGCGGAGCATCCGAGACAGGTGTTCACTTATGAGCAATTGCTCTCGAAGTTTTGGGAGGGCATCGGAGACAAACATACGATTCGCGTCCACCTGAGTCGGCTTCGGGAGAAGATCGAGATCGATCCTGAGAAACCGCAGCTTTTGACCAACGTATGGGGCGTCGGTTATCGCTTCGAGGGAGCGTAA
- a CDS encoding DJ-1/PfpI family protein, with protein sequence MLNVQIVLFDGFDLLDAIAPYEVFSAAGLFTDRKMQVEFVTAEGPRQVTSGVNGLKIEATGKLNGEQPGIILVPGAAGELEGDGPDAVPALLARAANSELAGVIEKGLARGDITVSTVCGGSLVLAMAGLLEGRPAVTNHLGMDLLGATGAIPVSARVVDDGNFVSGGGVTSGLDVAIHLVERELGPRIAHAIEQLFEFERRGTVWRNTGNAPSSSAKEAPMVESTSDLSRHTAPNSIFDGEWDTVIATPVGKLQVKLNIATVKGVIQGTAAQGDEISAFIDPEISGEVLRWSQQITKPLRLNLKFEVVVDGDVMTGFAKAGVLPASKLTGKRL encoded by the coding sequence ATGCTGAACGTTCAAATCGTTTTGTTCGATGGGTTCGATCTGCTGGATGCCATTGCGCCTTACGAAGTATTTTCGGCGGCCGGATTGTTCACGGATCGGAAGATGCAGGTGGAATTCGTGACGGCGGAAGGACCGAGGCAAGTAACGAGCGGAGTGAACGGCTTAAAGATCGAAGCAACCGGTAAGCTGAACGGGGAGCAACCGGGGATTATTCTTGTTCCCGGAGCTGCCGGCGAATTGGAGGGCGACGGACCGGATGCGGTTCCTGCCCTTTTGGCGCGTGCCGCGAACTCGGAATTGGCAGGGGTGATTGAAAAGGGACTGGCCCGTGGGGATATCACCGTTTCGACGGTGTGCGGGGGCTCTCTTGTACTGGCGATGGCAGGACTCTTGGAAGGCAGGCCGGCGGTCACGAATCATTTGGGGATGGACTTACTCGGGGCAACAGGCGCCATACCCGTATCGGCTCGGGTCGTGGATGACGGCAACTTCGTTTCCGGCGGCGGCGTGACTTCAGGACTCGATGTCGCGATCCATCTGGTGGAACGCGAACTCGGCCCGCGCATCGCGCATGCCATTGAGCAGTTGTTCGAGTTCGAGCGAAGGGGAACGGTGTGGCGCAATACCGGAAACGCTCCGAGCAGTAGCGCGAAGGAAGCTCCGATGGTTGAGTCCACTTCAGATTTATCGAGGCATACTGCGCCGAATTCAATTTTCGACGGAGAATGGGACACAGTCATCGCCACCCCGGTAGGAAAATTGCAGGTGAAGCTGAACATCGCTACCGTTAAAGGAGTCATTCAAGGAACCGCGGCGCAAGGGGACGAGATCAGCGCGTTTATCGATCCTGAAATTAGCGGTGAAGTCCTGCGCTGGTCGCAGCAAATTACGAAGCCGCTGCGTTTGAACTTGAAATTCGAAGTGGTGGTCGATGGCGATGTAATGACGGGCTTCGCCAAAGCCGGCGTACTGCCGGCCTCCAAATTAACGGGGAAACGGTTATAA
- a CDS encoding DUF2306 domain-containing protein, translating into MSRRQIFYTVASICALYILYVLVSNYVLDPHAEAFLRHKANLVRPEPRFWLQVMYIHVGMACVAMATGFLNLVTGIHARYRKFHRVNGYVYVSSVLVVVITSGYMAPYATGGKIGSMGFNLLNMLWLAATTTAIVHILRKRISLHRRWMIRSYAFCFTNLLIHLFTFVFNRMIGIEYGTGYTLAVYVSIALILIVPEVLFRTGPRLIDKR; encoded by the coding sequence ATGAGCAGACGTCAAATTTTCTACACGGTCGCATCCATCTGTGCCCTTTACATCCTTTATGTTCTGGTCAGCAATTACGTACTGGATCCGCACGCTGAAGCGTTTCTCCGTCACAAAGCGAACCTCGTGCGGCCCGAACCGCGGTTCTGGCTGCAGGTCATGTACATTCATGTGGGGATGGCTTGCGTCGCGATGGCGACCGGATTCCTGAATCTGGTGACGGGCATTCATGCGCGATACCGCAAATTTCATCGCGTAAACGGCTATGTCTACGTATCGTCAGTACTCGTCGTCGTCATCACATCCGGTTACATGGCACCCTACGCGACGGGCGGTAAGATCGGCAGCATGGGCTTCAACTTGTTAAATATGCTGTGGCTGGCCGCAACCACGACAGCAATCGTCCACATTTTAAGAAAACGGATTTCCCTGCACCGCAGATGGATGATTCGAAGTTACGCGTTTTGCTTTACGAATCTGCTCATCCATCTGTTCACCTTCGTGTTTAACCGGATGATCGGTATCGAATATGGAACCGGTTATACGCTCGCCGTGTACGTTTCGATCGCACTGATCCTCATCGTTCCTGAAGTACTTTTTCGAACCGGGCCCCGCCTTATAGATAAGCGTTGA